Proteins co-encoded in one Apis mellifera strain DH4 linkage group LG15, Amel_HAv3.1, whole genome shotgun sequence genomic window:
- the LOC727622 gene encoding probable aspartate aminotransferase, cytoplasmic: MNTRFRGIKLGPSIEVFAIHKAFLEDTHEKKVNLSIGAYRTPELKPWVLPVIRKVEKSLAADDLQNHEYLPVLGLDAFSQAATRLLLGTDSPIIAQGHAFGIQTLSGTGALRVAAEFLNRILHYDIFYYSKPTWENHKLVFLNGGFKRACEYRYWNPETCSLHIEGMLKDLRDAPKNAVIIFHTCAHNPTGCDPTPEQWEKIADVVEENCLFPVFDTAYQGFASGNIDKDAYVVRRFAERGIEFMCTQSFSKNFGLYNERVGNLIVVMSDTKELAQVKSQLTLIVRGMYSNPPNHGARLVATILQNPDLFKQWKSHMITMSTRIKEMRICLYEKLVQKGTPGTWDHITKQIGMFCYTGLTERQVECLINNYHIYMLRSGRINICGLNENNVDYVVNAIYETILLYPQNQQSCTC, translated from the exons ATGAATACAAGATTTCGCGGAATCAAATTAGGACCTTCAATAGAAGTTTTTGCAATTCATAAAGCTTTTTTAGAAGATACTCacgaaaaaaaagtgaatttatCTATAGGAG cttATCGCACACCTGAACTAAAACCATGGGTATTACCAGTTATACGGAAAGTAGAAAAATCATTAGCTGCAGATGATTTACAAAATCATGAATATCTCCCTGTTTTGGGATTAGATGCTTTTTCTCAAGCAGCAACAAGACTTTTGTTGGGTACAGATTCTCCTATCATTGCACAAGGTCATGCTTTTGGCATTCAAACATTATCTGGCACTGGTGCATTGCGTGTTGCAgctgaatttttaaatcgtattttacactatgatattttttattatagcaaGCCTACTTGGG aaaatcacAAACTTGTGTTTTTAAATGGAGGATTTAAAAGAGCTTGTGAATATAGATATTGGAATCCAGAAACCTGTTCTCTTCATATAGAAGGAATGCTTAAAGATCTTAGAGATGCTCCAAAGAATGctgtaattattttccatacaTGTGCACATAATCCTACTGGATGTGATCCAACTCCTGAACAATGGGAGAAAATAGCAGATGTAGTGGAAGAAAATTGTCTTTTTCCAGTTTTTGATACTGCTTATcaa ggTTTTGCAAGTGGTAATATAGATAAAGATGCTTATGTAGTAAGAAGATTTGCTGAACGTGGAATAGAATTTATGTGTACTCAAagcttttctaaaaattttggtttatataatgaaagagTTGGAAATTTGATAGTTGTTATGTCTGATACAAAAGAATTAGCTCAAGTTAAATCACAGTTAACTTTAATCGTTCGAGGAATGTATAGTAATCCACCAAATCATGGAGCAAGATTAGTTGCAACTATTTTACAGAATCCAGATCTCTTCAAGCAatg gAAAAGTCATATGATTACAATGTCTactagaataaaagaaatgcgaatatgtttatatgaaaaattggtTCAAAAAGGAACTCCAGGTACTTGGGATCATATTACGAAACAAATAGGAATGTTTTGTTATACAGGTCTAACTG AAAGACAAGTTGAatgtttaatcaataattaccACATCTATATGTTACGAAGtggtagaataaatatatgtggACTTAACGAAAATAACGTAGATTATGTAGTAAATGCAATTTATGAAACCATTCTATTATATCCACAAAATCAGCAAAGTTGTAcatgttaa